The genomic region GTTGTGTTCCCCAAAACactttgcaacattttcaacaattccGTAGCCGTGATTCCATTGGAAACGTAACATTTCAAGTAAACTCATTGTTCATCTTTTTTCCATATCAATTTCGCATCATGAACAAATAGCTGTCCAACACAAACTAATTGAATTATGGAGATCAAGATTCATACGaacaaaagaaagaagaaaatagaccagtccgggtcaaatttgatcagatggtaagCCATTCTTTATAACCAACTATGACGATTTCTATCTGTATATAACCGAATTGGTACcgaaatttttgagatatcgctttGAAAATTTGCGTAGATCCttttttttccccaaaaaagctGTTAATTTGTCGATATTGGAGCACTTTAGTATATAATTgacatataaactgaccgatcgtaATCAGACCCTTGTCTTACAAAGTAactatctttacgaaatttggcatgaattttGCCCAAAGCAATGCTACactctccgaataaattgttgctcagatcggaccacttatagcatatagctgtcataccaaCTGTAGCCtgttatgctataagaaatgtatTTCAAAGGGCTTCATAGTTTCGGTGAAACCGAAGTTAaccttttttttcttgtttttgttctgCTTATACCGTTTAGTAACGTATGTCTCTCACCAAAGTCTTAAATCTTCATACACAAGCTTATCAGATGctcacatacttatacataacTGTTACCTGCTTACAAATGTAAATCGTTAGTCAAAGTGAAGCACAGAAATATTTACTTATCTATCGGTATATAATGTATTTGGGCataatacatttgtaatgtTTATGTGCCCATTTATTGTATACCGATCTGATTGAAAATTTCTGCTCTTACAgcgaaaaataaacataaaacatGGACGCCGATCAGCCAACATTACAACTCGACCAATTGAACGAACGCGAGCTATATGTACAATGTATTACGAAGCAACTGGAGGAGGTCGACTTGCTCTCATCGATCTACTGTACGCCCGGCGAAATGCATATACTCGATGCGAGCGTCATCAGCGACTTCAATGATTTTCTCAAGACGCCCACTGTCGTGCCCACCAACGTGTTAAAGGCACATTTGGATTATATAATTACTGTGAGCGTACTGCATGGCAAGTCCAAGGAGAAAGTGGACATACGCATTGAATTACCGAATCTCTATCCGCTGCTGGAGAATGCGATTGTAACGATATTTAGCACGCTTTTGGGCAAAGCTAAAGAACAGCATTTAAAGCGTGAAATTGAAAAGTACATAAACACAATGGATAAGAGTGAATGCTATGTATTTCAGGTGGTATCCTGGTTACAGGATGAACTGAATGACCTAATCACGCGTGATGCTGGCGAATTCGAGTTGAAAAAGCAGGTGGCGGCCGATGAAAATGAGAGCGCATTGGAATGTGAGCGCCTATGGATTTATTCGCATCACATTAAATCGAAGAAAAAGCGACAAGAAATTCAAAGAGTGGCACGCAATATGGACTTGAGTGGATTTTCGCGTCCCGGCAAGCCGGGCATTATATGCGTCGAGGGCTTGCGTGCGCACACCCAGGAGTTTTGGCGCATAATTAAAGCTATGCACTGGCAGCACATCACTATTTGCAAGAGCGAACTGTGGCAGGGTAAATTGGAGCAGCGGCGGCGTTTCGATGGTTTCAAAGAGCAACTCTTCTGCGACGATCTGGATAATGAGGAGGGTGTAATGAATATGGCGCTATTTATAAAGTATTTGGAAACGCACAAATCGGGTTATATGAAGAAAGAGCTCTTCGGTTTGGAGTAGATACGTGTGTGCGTTGAAGGAAAAAAGCAAAGAGGCTGACAAAGCACACCTAAAAAGTAGGAGAAACGATAGCGAAAACTAAAACTGCCAACGTGGGAgcgaaaactttatttttgtttcaatatgtcCGTCTTGTAATTGAAgttttatgcatatatttttaatatgtatatattttttagcaaacttaaatttctttaattaaaattcgaaaGAGTAAAGCTtagaaaatacgaaaagaatatttgtttttgttaaaaaaaatattccattatAGTCATAGGCACCTTTTTTTGATTCACACGTTTCCAATTGCATTATTCTAAATTAtgctaaattattaattttccttGAACAAGCCAccattgttttgttgttgtttcaaaatataattagtTTTCTACCTAAATTTCCAATTTCTCTACTTTTCTATTTTAACATACCTTTATCGAAAAACTGCGCCATTTCACGTTTTTGCATTTGCGTATTAAACGGTTCGAGTTGTGCGCcataaaatgcattaaaattcaCATGAAAACACAAGCATTTACTTACACAATTcataaaaatcaatataaatatatgaacaaacattttatatatgtatgtatatattttttttgtttctaaatattttataatttttttgtttctaaatattttaaatgttttttgtttcaaaatattttatatataaattttattttattttatttttttttaaggtttttaaattattttagttacttcgcagaaaattattataattttttatgttctaaACACACGCTTGAACGGCTAATTACTATTACTcccaaataattatatttaaaagccTTATATACCTTTCTATGTATTTAGTATATGCACGATATATGCTCGTATTATTGCAAAATCGCCTCGCCTAGTTAGGTAATACAATCGATTTTGTAACTGTTAATTGGTGATGAGATGAATATAGTTACCAATATACAAACAAGAGATATTCGCAAGAGAGAAAAATGTAACTTAACCCGTTAAGCGAGCCAGTTGAGAACATAATGTATTGAAGGACCATAAAATAGCATGAAAAAAGAGGCTTCAtaatttttcttgctttatATATGAGAACATATGATTTATTAACCCTTTAAGGCATTTGGTTGACAATTTAAtacttaaacatttatttttattgaagacatattggtagtcgaaaaagtcttttcgtatttctaatcaaaattcaaattatttttttatattaatattgtactaataaatatataaacaaatatgtaccattttggtccaccactttttgttatttttccgctagagtctttattccatcagtgtaaaactttcatcagtgtaaattgaaattttgaaatttccagaacggacgCGAGCgcaccattgttgtgctacacaaagtgatacagcatcgtcttcgtaaacaaatttcatttgtggcttgcgtggcattcttccgttttttatacaaaaatttttataaaacaattttcactaatttttaaacagctgtaacttttttttcaacttccccgaatttaattcttttttcgttaaatgaagcttaataTCTCACATTTCCAGCACCATAAattatgacacaatgtgattggtagcactgaagatatatgtatgtacgttttcaacgacatctattgacaaaatacgaaaagactttttcgactacgcaaTATAACGCAATGGCCCTCCTCATTAACTCCCATCTTtactattttgcgtatatttttcatgaaatattaaaattttaggttATTTTATACAACAGcatcaagaaaaaacaacaacaaaaacgaaaagttttaaatatactaAATTCAACATATTTGATAATCATAGTTTCTTACATAAAATACAGTAAATCATATAAACCCTTCGTCTATAACGTTATTATGGTAACCCTCATTGTCGAAACGATTATACGTTGTTTGTACATCGTTCACATTCGTCTCTTTCGACAGCGCTGCCGTCACCACTATTGACGCTCTTGCACTACGTGCCACCTCCGTATTCTGCACCTGTTGATCACCAGTAAAAGAGAAAGTTTTTTTCGCTCTTAAACTGAAACAGCCACAGATCAGTTTAAACCATTTGAACATAGAGCACATGCAGCCGCTGCAGCAGGAAGATTTCTagcaacaaagaaaaatataaaatctagTAATTGATATTTAAATAAGTGCGGCCTAATTATACTCACATTGGACTGTATTTTGTTGGTATTACGTTTAAAGCAGTTACACAGTGGTGTCTGATCGTAAGCGCGTCTAAAGTTGTCATTGTTAAAACCATAGATCAGTGGATTCACAGCAGCATTCAGGAACATTAGATATTGTGATATATACCAGAAGGTGCGAAAACTAACATTTACGGAACTATCATTTGTGGCTATGTATTGGTCACGTAAAATGACCAAAATTGTGAATGGCAAACGCAGCGCAATGAAAACGATCACCACAATGAAGAGCGTTTTGGCCACAGTTCTCTTATAGGATACACTCAGTGGATGTTCACGATTAAGCACACGCTTCTCGTAACGATCGAGCTGTGTGTGAAATGTAGAACTtgacaaagaattttttttaatggaacaGAATGCTTACCTTGAAGAAAATCGCTGAATAACAAATTAGCATTACGCTCAGCGGCAACCATACCATAaccgtaattaaaaaataccaaTATTTGGGTAATATTTGGGTATTCTCTTTGCAATACATCTCTTTGAAGTTCTTCCATACACGTACCTTAAAAAGTTATAAGAAAGTTGTCGTCtcaaagaaattattgatttttttaattaaaaattttcaagcttACCTTGTACGTTCTATATATAGCCAACGGCAAAGCTATTAAAAATCCACCCAACCATGTGAAGGCAATCGCAAATCTCACGCCCCACATAGTTAAGCGTGTTTCCGTCGGCAGTACGATAGCTGTTAGCCGATCGTAACTAACAGCCGATAAATTTAAAACGGCTGTTATAAGAAAAGCCACATCCAAGAAACCCTCCATTTTGCAACCTATCGAACCCAGTTGATAGTTCTGATAAAAATCGTTGATCATGAACATAGCAGGACATATTAAAAGTGTCAACATATCGGCTACCGCCATATTGCACACTAGCATATTCGTTGCCGTTCGTAGCGGACGATTCATTACGATCAGCTGTAGTATGACAAAATTACCGTATAAGCCGAAAATTATAACCGGCACAAATGTGGAGATCTTAAGCGTTATCTCCCAATTGGGAAGATGTGTCCATATGCGATCTTCGGGAAAATTGATTTGACTGTAGTTGAGCTGTAGTTAGCGAagaaagtttaaaaatggatttgttttttaatgtgatagtaaaattatgtaaaagcATAATATATGGAAACTGTTTTCATttcgtaaaattataatatttggaaactgtttttttatttaacggcagtaatttttttgagtttttgataAGCTTTCGaaaacttaacatatttttcggcataacgatttttttgtttaggaaTTTTACcaactttttcttaaaaaaatatttttatataaaaaaatttaaaattttttaaagaaaaaaattcatggttcaatattttttattgagatacaatttgttattgtttatctaattatttctttttttgttttttggttttatgtttttaatttaccacaatttttttaattttttttatgtttttttaatttttgcttagtATTTTTGGTAATAACAACATTGTATTGTGCCTGCTGTCGAGTTAAAATTGTTTGGTTATTTATTtctagttatatatttatttattatttttttatacatacatattttatttatttttattgtattatgttttttatttttttctttttattttagttttttatattttatttttaatttttttgttttttaattctttttgtatattttttgttttaatggttttttttttatttttgttttaatttttttagtaacattgctaaatttttttgactattatataatatttctagttattatatttatttatttattttttattatttatttatatttttatttttataatatttttttgttaatatttaatttttatttttttaatatttttttaattcttttagatttttttttgaatataaaatgttttttttaatatttttttttttgtttaattttttttctaatattattattattattgcattgtGTTTTCGCCTGCTGTTGGAACTTAAACATTTCTTTCGGTAAAAATCACTTTTATGAAAAGCACCTCAATGTCTTTTTTATCCTCACCATATTTGCATCCTCTTCCGAAgacatttttacattatttaacttcaaattttttgttaaaaatatattaacaatatttcattgtttttagaaattttgttttgaaaactcCATGAATGCCAATAGTGTTCACTTAgtacaatttaatatattttgaatatttgttcAACACCCTCAATAGCGGAAGTTTTATTAATGGCAGGTATTTAGCGCCACTTGCTACTCTCTTGATTGTTCTGATACAACTGTTCGccaaattaatttgattaaaacCCAAATAGTGCAGCTACCAATACTCTTTCAACGGTTTGTTTTGCGTATTAAAGGCATTTACGTTGGTTCCGGAAAGTGTCACACTTACATTAGGAGCGCGGTTGAACCAGTGCTGTGAGTGTGAGTACTGCAACCATGCGCAGGAGGGTCGACACATACGAGTTAATAAGGCCGTCCAGCCGTCCATTTGTCTCGTTTGATAAAACTTAGTATGGTTTTAAAAATACCTCAACAGGTATGGTTCATTAACTGAATATTCTTGTATGCTTGTGAGTGGGCTAATACAGGgtttgaaacattttaaaattgaattaatatgGATCTgacaaaaaacatatattttttggctTTTGCTCCTTCACAGGTAAGTTCAAATCAACTAATGCATTTCCGAAGTGGCAACACTCAAAATCATCAGTCGTAAGTTCAAAGTCCACTGGAAACTGTAGTATCCTATATTTCTGAGTTAATATTTACCTCAGTTATAAACTGAGCGTgcgaaaattcaattttttaggCGACAGTATTAAAGTTCTGacttaataattgaaaaatggcgaatacttacatatatttaaattattattgccATAATTCTCGACACAACCCTGTAGTTATGTACATTTTTAGGGATGTACTATACAAGCATGTATATAGATAAGGTCTATTGACGCCACCAACATCATTTTTAAGTATCCATTTAATGTCAACAGTACGTATTTAACAGCATGTTACACTCATATACATTTAtgcacttgtacatatgtaaattactaaaaaagtattttaggTATAACAGTACAAATTGGTTATCAGCCATTGTGATTTGGTTTTTATCTGAAATATAACCATTCTTTTTAATCGTAGCTTCAGTTTCAGTTAAacatgcatttttgttgttgctgccattgCTATTGCTCATTGTGTCAATTGTCTGTCTGTCAAATTTGGTTAAAAgcattatattttgtttgcattAGCAATCTCGATAAATATAATTGTGATGTGTGGTATGGTATGGTTAAGTATATGTTTTATTCGGGTATTACgtttattgtaatatttaacGTACGAAAGCAGTTATTTACGTCTGACGCCTGGAACTCCccataaaataagtaaaaaacatttattaatttatctgtTTAACAgatgtttttatgttttcttttgataaacaTCACAGTAATAGTTTTGCAACGCATTTAACCTTCAGTTGAGCTATTTTATCTATATTTGATAGGATCCTTAATGGGAGAATCCACAATTTTAGGTCTTTAAGAGTGATTGTGAGCATATGGAGAAGCCATGAATCAGAGttatttggaaatataaaacGTCAGATTTTCCAGAGTAACTTACACATCTCAATCTTCATTTTTGTAACTCCACAAGGTCGGGTTATGACAGcgtttatttttttaggttaaTTTAAAGGTCACCGGCCTGACACGTAGATGGCGCTAATAAAATGAAATCCATATGATCTTTAGTTAGCCCTACCATAACCCTAACTCTAAAGGCGCGAACATAATTTGAACAGTCGGattattagtttgtgaattatgtcATTTTGAGTGAAGGTACTTTTATTATCgtgaaaaaaattgcttaaaaggAATGTcgtgtgttgataaaatattactttttgaagggaaaaataCGGTTGatgcaaaaacttggcttgatgaatAGTTTTCGAACACTACGCCTGGAAAGTAAACCATCAAGGATTGGcctgctaagtttagacgtgatGAAATGAGTACCGAAGACtgtggacgcccaaaagaggttttTACCAACGACAACATCAAAAAGTCCACAACATAATATTGGTTGATcttaaagtgaagttgttcgagattgCAGTTACtgtaaagatatcaactgaaggTCTACGTCATGCCATTCATCAATATTTGGATAAGAGAAAGGTCTGTGGAAATTGGTTGCCGTCTGAGCTtacttttggccaaaaacaacgaagagttgatgattcggaagAGTGTTTGGAGATCTTTAAGCGTAGTAAACCcaagtttttgcgtcgatatgtgacaatggatgaaacatggttccatcatttcactccgaagtccaatcgactgtCATTCGAGTGGACTGTATACGATGAACCCgttccaaagcgtggaaaaaggCAACAGTCGGCTGACAAGGTTGAGACGTCTTTATTTTGGAATGCGcatggaaacatttttattgactaacACATCATTATTGGGCCGTTTAAGTGAAAGCCAGTGAAACGATgtcaaaaatccatgaattgggcttcgtaTTGCTTCCAAATCCTTCGTGTTCTCTAGATCTGGCCCGcagcgactattttctgttctcattTTCATCCAATGAAGAAGAGATCGCCAACacaggcctattttgaagcaaaggacaaatattactacaaaaataatttcgaaaagttGGAGAGTCGCTAGAATCAGCTTAACACCCTTTAAGGGAATTGTGTTGAATAAAAAAGatcaaattttgccaaaaaaatatgtttcactaTGATAGGCCgaggacttttcaattgccccgttgaaatttacatatataaataaataaataatttaaaaataattatacatcGTAACATTtcaatacttaaaattttagttgCAATAGGAACAGAATCCATTCATCGTAATATTTCGTAAAGTGATTAATAATGTGCTTGTTATATCCTTTATGGTAGTATTTATTCAACCACAATTTCTAATTTCTATTTTGCCCCTCTTTAAACTCAAATGCTTTTATCTACAAGTATATTACCACTTCTTTACAAGGCAgttgtttttcttaaaattgccaaatattaatgtagtatatatttataaaaagaaacaatttcaGGTTATTGTATTAGCGCGGCAAAttaattatattgtatttatttgacTAAAATGGGTATACTAATGCAATATATCAAGTTGAGTTATAAATTTCAAGTACAAAAATTTGCCACCCACATTTTACTTTGTtgtgtagtacatatgtactcgtaccTCTTAGCAATGCCAACTGAGCAATGCCAACTGAGCAATGGCTAGAACTCGCACTGTATTCTCCTTGTCCAGGCATAACGAAATATTCTGGAAGCGGTAAGCAGCAAGTGGACGGCATTTGCTGCCAAGCACAGTTTCGACGCTAATACACAAGCGTGTACACCACTTTTCTTATAATATTGCACCCTTACAATCGACCTTATCGACTAGCCTTCGATTATGCCACAAACAGGCATCTTGTTATTATTGGAAGTAAGTCAGTCAACAACTTTGTTATATAGTATGTCGTcgaataatgaagaaattcgctatattttgaaatttttgtataaaaaaaagaagaatgtcacgcaagccaccaatgaaatttgtgaagtttacggagaggAAACTGATACAGCGTTCGtctagcacaacaatggttcgctcgcttccgttctggaaatttcgaagtgAAAGATACATCTcactctggtcgacctatcgttgaaaaagtcgatgaaattatggaaaaaattgatCTGGACcttcacataagcagccatgacatcgctaacgAACTTAACATTTATCATCAAAGagttttgaaccatttacgAGTagaaaaggctggctacaaaaagacgctcgttgtttgggtaccacatgaattgtctgtgaaaattttaatggaccgaattaacatctgcgattctttgctgaaacgaaataaaatcgaatcatttctgaagcgaagtggtaacaggagacgaaaattggatcaaatacgacaataacgTGCGAAAAatatcatggtccaagcgtggcgAAACTCaataaatggtcgcaaagccagaattgacgtctcgaaaggttatgccgagtgtttgatgggattggaaagaaactatctactatgagctgctccagtctGGTCAGACGATtgtttctacattttactgtctataactgatgagattgaagcaatcaatcgaaaaaacggccagaactgatgaACTAGACCACGCAGATCTTTGATGACTCAGCAAAAATTGGGATAGCTTGGCTGGAAAGCTTTGATGCAtacaccatatagccctgatcttgcaccaacagactaccatttgtttcggtcaaatgttaatggagtaaagttgactTCAAGAGAAGACTGTGAagattacttgtcgcagtttttcgccgagaaaccagaaaagttttacactaatGAAGTAATGTTtctagtggaaaaatggcaaaaagtggtcgaccaaaatggcacataattggttcaataaagttcattataaatataaaaattaagttcaagtttgattagaaatagaCTTTTTCGCTACCCAATAGGCAGTCACGCtgatatgttatatgtatacatataatactttatagggtttcaAACGTTtttctgttcagggtatagtAATCTACTAATTAagacagaaaaataaataatatacttacatatatacatatgtattttattataatacaaCCAAGAAAAAAATCTCATCAAAGATTGCGTTATAATTTCTTAATCGAAAAGAAGCTGCTTAAAAAGTCGATCAAGATAGAAACTGAGTGCTGCTTATACAAGAGTTTTTCTTCATATACAAGtagtatctatgtacatatgcatatatgtatgtatgggcgTTTAACTAAATTTGCCAATGTatagagaaaaacaaaaaactctgTAGCTGGCATTAAGTTTTTGCCAATATAAAGATGTGTCTGTGTGGCCACCAACTTCGACATCAAATTACAAAAGTGCAAATGCTGTGAGGTGGTTAATTACCGCGGATACGCGGTagcagtaaacaaaaaaatatattaccgaaattttgttgatttttatactacatacatatacattttactgctaactgtaaaaaatgtacacaatttttttaatattgtatttttttattgctaacaTTCATTCAAATGgttttaaataagtaaaattatgaaaaaataaattcattattatGCTAATTGCTTTGGTTGACCGTCATGCGTATAGTGAGCCGTAGAGTCTTTAATCGAATTCCAATTGGCGGAACGAACCTTCGGTGCCTTGCAGTACACTGGTATCTTCGATCAGTTGTTTCACTTGCCTCAGTTTTTCATAACCCTCAGTCACGCCATATTGCTCCTCATCGtcaaagaattttttataatcaTTCAATTTTTGCCACCATTCATCAGCCAGACTTTTTAGATCACAATCCCCGCCATATTCCTTGGGTAGCACATGTTTGGGTATGTGCTTGTAGAGATCCTCGAAATTGGTGCCGTGCACATAGAACTGTGTGAAGAAATGCAAAAGTAATAGAtgataaaaattagtaaaaaaaactcgaagttttaagaatttttcattatactggagatatacgactgcaacgacatctattaactgaatacgaaaagactttttcgactacccgatAGTTGAATTTCAagttatatttcaattttaacgGTTATTTCAAgaaccaaaatttctattataatatttttcaaaatattgtgtCCATGGCAAAtaacaaatcgttcaactcACCCTATCTTTCAACTTGGCACTTATCACACTCTTCACCATGCcgaataatttttcgaaaatcggCAGCACATTGATGAAATGGAAACCCTTCATGCGTGTGGGCGCCGCTTTATTGACCAGTATGGTTAACTTGCGCACGAATTCCGGTTCGAAATTCATGAGCACAGCTTTTGAAATGTTACCCAGATCAATGATGAACGTGTAGCCAGCAATGAAAACGCGATCGTTCTCCTGCATTAGTATATCAATGATCATTGAGCCGACTTTCAGCACATCATTGATCGAATGTTGTTCCATATTGAACTCGCTGGGTCGCATC from Bactrocera tryoni isolate S06 chromosome 3, CSIRO_BtryS06_freeze2, whole genome shotgun sequence harbors:
- the LOC120771353 gene encoding RWD domain-containing protein 2A, with product MDADQPTLQLDQLNERELYVQCITKQLEEVDLLSSIYCTPGEMHILDASVISDFNDFLKTPTVVPTNVLKAHLDYIITVSVLHGKSKEKVDIRIELPNLYPLLENAIVTIFSTLLGKAKEQHLKREIEKYINTMDKSECYVFQVVSWLQDELNDLITRDAGEFELKKQVAADENESALECERLWIYSHHIKSKKKRQEIQRVARNMDLSGFSRPGKPGIICVEGLRAHTQEFWRIIKAMHWQHITICKSELWQGKLEQRRRFDGFKEQLFCDDLDNEEGVMNMALFIKYLETHKSGYMKKELFGLE
- the LOC120771348 gene encoding neuropeptide FF receptor 2 encodes the protein MSSEEDANMLNYSQINFPEDRIWTHLPNWEITLKISTFVPVIIFGLYGNFVILQLIVMNRPLRTATNMLVCNMAVADMLTLLICPAMFMINDFYQNYQLGSIGCKMEGFLDVAFLITAVLNLSAVSYDRLTAIVLPTETRLTMWGVRFAIAFTWLGGFLIALPLAIYRTYKVRVWKNFKEMYCKENTQILPKYWYFLITVMVWLPLSVMLICYSAIFFKLDRYEKRVLNREHPLSVSYKRTVAKTLFIVVIVFIALRLPFTILVILRDQYIATNDSSVNVSFRTFWYISQYLMFLNAAVNPLIYGFNNDNFRRAYDQTPLCNCFKRNTNKIQSNKSSCCSGCMCSMFKWFKLICGCFSLRAKKTFSFTGDQQVQNTEVARSARASIVVTAALSKETNVNDVQTTYNRFDNEGYHNNVIDEGFI
- the LOC120771352 gene encoding alpha-tocopherol transfer protein-like; protein product: MVILRPLPDDLAKTAIEELNEKPDDNDYFVNTLREWAEKQPHLRARTDDQFLMAFLRGSKFSLEKAKQKLENFYILRAAMPEIFRNRNLNEPKFEAIAKAGAVSFLPEPVCEGGPLVVLMRPSEFNMEQHSINDVLKVGSMIIDILMQENDRVFIAGYTFIIDLGNISKAVLMNFEPEFVRKLTILVNKAAPTRMKGFHFINVLPIFEKLFGMVKSVISAKLKDRFYVHGTNFEDLYKHIPKHVLPKEYGGDCDLKSLADEWWQKLNDYKKFFDDEEQYGVTEGYEKLRQVKQLIEDTSVLQGTEGSFRQLEFD